A single region of the Brachypodium distachyon strain Bd21 chromosome 3, Brachypodium_distachyon_v3.0, whole genome shotgun sequence genome encodes:
- the LOC100843577 gene encoding putative disease resistance RPP13-like protein 3, with the protein MTAGGEVIQAVTFANSVLSKVADVIMRDKSMKGAVKRGLGTIKLEMKMVITEIKLNEENNQGTTHESKIVLLKELAYDIEDFIDRTWVPRKSSILLSALGLDPRLEIVQKIEYFKDSIQKVRTWQPEAGSSNGEDSAATRSSCPSATPPNPYSQDLDHEDTFRSICRHRCELGMLLSAAEDKELKVISIVGCRGVGKTSLARAVYDDCRAEYDCVAWVVASECHDLEDLRTKLLNEAQKTAKPTSTAPQGSISDTEQTSLRNFLSDKRYFVVIDDVDRLEVCQAIKLEFPKDGHSSRIIVTTSIHSIAAECSSGSHVYTMQCLDKYESEEVFWESVGQENQTPALRRASEGIITKCGGLPLALISVANYLRRRGRTENRVAGGLTTEHCKSTACTLGDKILKGQDEFMEINRALLQCYNNLPDHSHQSCLLYASVFPRGRPIKSKVLLRRWMSEEFAAHGTVTDEEGVKSCLEAFIERCIVEPVEIKNARVARCRVHSIMLEFIIHKAVSKKFVALVDKDELLSNNNTITNVRVRRLSVQDSTREGVHDAVCTARGIDLSVMRSLTIFGSPLLKLQDCELLRVLDLEGCKGVNNDTVLIAICKQRFLKYLSLRGTDVDHLHQKIQRLVHLETLDIRDTSVEVVPIEVIRLPLLAHLFGRFELPHGITEEISKQSKLQTLAGVMVTEGDKSFENIILHAGKLRKVKICQATSYSSNSRNRRMNPRSNSPLKERFTGSKALQILSIDSSDLSKEFISFLKAPCAITSIKLRGQLDRLPATPTLRELSDLNRLLLISTGLSIEDLSALQSLPCLEYLKLAEDEHGFRGSSFVVQSGGFPSLRRLCFEAPRLPQVQIEQGSMKSLTILDLLCPDPVIPEPRLGRNCCFLQLETRLGVAGVSYLENLKEVILHHSMRESEVQAWKEEAIRHNKKPSVKRQPQPTIHEA; encoded by the exons ATGACTGCAGGAGGAGAGGTGATTCAAGCAGTGACCTTCGCCAACTCTGTGCTTAGCAAGGTGGCTGATGTGATCATGAGAGACAAGTCCATGAAAGGTGCAGTCAAAAGAGGCCTCGGTACCATCAAGCTGGAGATGAAAATGGTGATCACCGAAATCAAGTTGAATGAGGAGAACAACCAAGGGACGACACATGAGAGCAAGATTGTGCTGCTGAAGGAGTTGGCTTATGATATCGAGGACTTCATAGATCGTACATGGGTTCCGCGTAAATCTAGCATTCTCCTCTCGGCACTTGGCCTGGACCCCCGACTTGAAATAGTGCAAAAAATCGAGTATTTCAAGGACAGTATCCAGAAAGTACGGACCTGGCAACCTGAAGCCGGATCCAGCAATGGCGAAGACAGCGCTGCAACAAGGTCGTCCTGCCCTTCAGCCACACCTCCTAATCCTTATAGCCAAGATCTAGATCATGAGGATACCTTCAGGAGCATCTGCAGACACAGATGTGAGCTGGGAATGTTGCTGTCAGCAGCCGAAGATAAAGAGCTGAAGGTGATCTCCATCGTCGGTTGCCGTGGCGTGGGGAAGACTAGTCTAGCAAGAGCAGTCTACGACGACTGTCGTGCCGAATATGATTGTGTTGCTTGGGTGGTGGCATCTGAGTGCCACGATCTGGAGGACCTTCGGACGAAGCTTCTCAACGAGGCACAAAAGACGGCTAAGCCTACATCTACAGCTCCACAAGGGAGCATCTCCGATACTGAGCAAACAAGCCTTCGCAATTTCTTGAGTGACAAaag GTACTTTGTTGTTATTGACGATGTGGACCGTCTAGAAGTGTGTCAGGCTATAAAACTTGAATTCCCTAAAGATGGCCACAGTAGCAGAATAATTGTGACCACAAGCATTCACTCCATTGCGGCTGAATGCAGCTCGGGCAGTCATGTGTATACAATGCAATGTTTGGACAAATATGAGTCAGAAGAAGTATTCTGGGAATCGGTTGGTCAAGAGAATCAGACGCCTGCCCTACGGCGGGCTTCAGAAGGCATCATCACGAAATGTGGAGGCTTACCTCTGGCGCTGATCAGCGTAGCCAATTATTTgcgtcggcgaggacgaaccgAGAACCGCGTGGCAGGAGGACTCACAACAGAGCACTGCAAAAGTACTGCCTGCACGCTCGGAGACAAGATATTAAAAGGTCAGGATGAGTTCATGGAAATCAATAGAGCTCTTCTCCAGTGCTACAACAACCTTCCAGACCATTCCCACCAGAGCTGTTTGCTTTATGCCAGCGTGTTCCCCAGAGGCCGCCCAATTAAAAGCAAGGTTCTGCTTAGAAGATGGATGAGTGAAGAGTTCGCTGCACATGGcaccgtcactgatgaagaAGGTGTCAAAAGTTGTTTAGAGGCCTTCATTGAGAGGTGTATCGTTGAACCAGTAGAGATAAAAAATGCTAGGGTAGCCAGGTGCAGGGTTCACAGCATAATGCTCGAGTTCATCATCCACAAGGCCGTCTCAAAGAAATTTGTTGCTCTGGTTGACAAGGATGAGCTTCTGTCCAACAATAATACTATCACCAATGTTCGTGTCCGCCGACTCTCTGTTCAGGATAGCACCAGGGAAGGAGTCCATGATGCTGTGTGTACTGCGAGGGGTATTGACTTATCTGTTATGAGGTCACTAACAATCTTCGGAAGCCCTCTTCTTAAGCTCCAAGACTGCGAGTTACTGCGAGTTCTGGATCTTGAAGGTTGCAAAGGGGTAAACAATGATACTGTTCTCATAGCCATATGCAAGCAGCGGTTTCTCAAGTATCTCAGCCTGAGGGGCACTGATGTTGACCATCTTCACCAAAAAATACAGCGCCTAGTGCATTTGGAAACACTGGATATTCGAGACACATCGGTGGAAGTTGTGCCCATTGAGGTCATCAGGCTACCACTGTTAGCTCACCTGTTTGGCCGGTTTGAGCTACCCCATGGAATCACCGAGGAAATatcaaagcaaagcaaattGCAGACTCTGGCTGGAGTCATGGTTACCGAGGGAGACAAAAGTTTTGAAAACATTATACTTCATGCCGGAAAACTGAGGAAGGTTAAGATCTGTCAAGCAACATCATATTCCTCCAACAGCCGCAATAGACGGATGAATCCACGTAGCAATTCGCCGCTTAAGGAGCGGTTCACCGGTAGCAAAGCTCTCCAGATTTTATCAATTGATTCAAGTGACTTGTCTAAGGAGTTCATAAGTTTCCTAAAGGCTCCCTGTGCAATTACATCTATCAAACTACGGGGCCAGCTGGACAGATTACCTGCTACTCCTACCTTAAGGGAGCTGTCCGATCTAAATAGGCTGCTGCTTATCTCAACTGGTTTGAGCATTGAAGACTTATCTGCACTGCAAAGCTTACCTTGCTTGGAATATCTCAAGCTAGCAGAAGATGAGCATGGGTTTCGGGGCAGCAGCTTCGTTGTGCAGAGTGGTGGATTCCCAAGCCTGAGGCGACTGTGCTTCGAGGCCCCAAGGCTCCCACAAGTGCAAATCGAACAAGGATCCATGAAGTCTCTCACCATACTTGACCTACTTTGCCCAGATCCAGTTATTCCAGAGCCTCGTTTGGGAAGAAATTGCTGTTTCCTTCAGCTGGAAACCAGGCTTGGCGTGGCAGGCGTATCGTATCTTGAGAATCTCAAGGAGGTGATCCTCCACCACTCTATGCGGGAGTCAGAAGTGCAAGCTTGGAAAGAGGAAGCGATTAGGCACAACAAGAAGCCATCTGTGAAGAGGCAACCACAACCAACCATCCATGAGGCATAA